The DNA window TAAAATGTACAAGTATACAATTGGCACCAAAGAGCATATATTCTGTTGCCTTTTCAAGGTATGGACTTGTTCCGATTTATGTTAAAATGCATGCAAGGTGCTAGAGGATGCTAAGCAGCTGCCTTTTGACAAGAATAAACAGAGGAAACAATGTGAGAAACATTCGGATCTTTTGGCACATTTACTTTTCACAGAAATTATGTATTAGGTGTTTTGATACTTTACAGCAAAGTGGGTCAAttaaatatcaaacaaatagcATGGTGCAATAAGCATTTCAATCAAAATATCTTGTTTAGAAAATTTGCAGATTTAATGACACACCTGGCATGTTTGAAACAAAGCCACCCCTATTTTCAATAGCACTACGCTCGACATTCGGATCATGGTCAGTCGACATCTGTATTGGCCTACCACCTTTCAAAAGAACAGCTCGCGAATCGCCAACATTTGCGACCCACAACTTCCTGCCATTCAAAAGAATTGCTGTTACAGCAGTGGAGCCACCTTGTCCCAAATCTGGAGTATGTGACAGGATTGCTTGGTCTGTCTTTTCATAAGCTTTTATGATTGCTCTATCTGGTTGTGTCAAAAACTCCTCCTGAGATgaagataaacaaataaaatcagtgcaaaagatagagaatgaaaaataaaatattttaggagAAACAAATGCCAGTACTAACCTCATTCAAAATGTTTGCAAATAAGTTCTTCTGCAAGTATGCAGGAACAGTATCTCCTAGATGGCCATCGAAAATAGCGAAAAGACCAAGTTCGTTTCCTTTCTCTTCTGCAAGTTCCGCGACATGATAATCCTCCATTGGATGATTCGTCATCCCTCTTACAAGGTAAAACCCATAGCTTACCTTCACTTGGCCTTGAATACCTTTCCCTTTACCAGAGCTGGTTGATGCATGCCCCGAGAACTGTAATAAAGCATAACAGTCAGCACGAGTAAGCCAAAGTGCTAATGTACGACAGATCGCATTTCCTTAGAATTCCAATATATGGTTGCAGGCTTCAACAGTTCATGAATTAAATAGCATCTGAGAATGCTTCCAACTGGAGCTTTGAGCAGGTCAAGTGATGGTCTTTTCTATGCCAAGAGAGTCGATAATTTTCAATAGTTACCACCAGAGTAAATCGGATAGAGGAGTATATCGCTCTGCACAGAGAAAATTCGCGCTTCTACTATACAACTGTTACAGTCAGTCAAATAACTGAAGAAATCGTCAAGAAACGTTCTCAGAGATCAAAGTAAAAGTACACTAGTAATTCATAAGCAACCAAGACACACCATACGATCAAATCCTCATCCTGATAGATATTCTCATATTAATCAACTCCACGCAGATGAGACGTATAATTAATGGTATCCGGGATACACCTACAACAACTGATCAAAAAGTCACTCACCTCGGAGCAACCAGCACCGAAGCAGCAAAACCTCGACATGTCTTCCGAAATCCCCCTCAGCACCAATCCGAGGGCTAAAAACACGAACCAAAACAACGGGAAGAGCGGGGCAAAAAAATTCAGAACCCCCCGCCGCCAGCGAGACCCCTCCCCTGGGGAAACCACCGCGGTCGGCTCTGCTCACGAGGACCGTCCCAAAACCGCGCCTTTTTCATGGAAATCTCGCAACCCTGGAAACAAACGTCCGCATGGAAAATCCCGATTACCGCAGATCCAGCAGACCGGAACCAGGAGCAGAATTCAGCAAACAGAAagtcaaaacaaaaacaacaaaaaaaaatattagactTTTTTCTCATACCCACGAAACAGATCAACTCACCAGTCGATCCGGCACTCGTAGAGCTCAAAGATTTGCAGGGAAGATGAACCCGAGCAGGAGGAGTGCAAAGGCCAGCGTTGGTGGTTTGAGCGGtcgaggaaggaggagaagaagctgAGCCTTTCTTTGGTgcttcggtttttttttttctttttctgtttgcgCGTTGGACGAAGAAGTCTATGGGAGAGCCTTTCCGAGGGTCAACACTCAACAGGGAGAGCAGCCGGCGTGGCCCCCACACCCCACGTAGTAGACCCGGTCCGTACACCACAGCCTGTGCCGCACGAATCTCGAGGCGGGATCGACGGGTACAACCCCTCCGTGTTGTAGACCCGGTGTGTACAAATGCGACGGGTGTGCAGCGAATGGTCATACTTGACGGGTCCAAGCGAGGAACTGCGACCCATTcaccgacatgtgggtccaggaTAGGTCGGGGCCCACGGTGTCGGTGTCTCTCGTGGACTGGAGAAGCGG is part of the Oryza glaberrima chromosome 4, OglaRS2, whole genome shotgun sequence genome and encodes:
- the LOC127771035 gene encoding probable protein phosphatase 2C 41, with product MSRFCCFGAGCSEFSGHASTSSGKGKGIQGQVKVSYGFYLVRGMTNHPMEDYHVAELAEEKGNELGLFAIFDGHLGDTVPAYLQKNLFANILNEEEFLTQPDRAIIKAYEKTDQAILSHTPDLGQGGSTAVTAILLNGRKLWVANVGDSRAVLLKGGRPIQMSTDHDPNVERSAIENRGGFVSNMPGDVPRVCGQLAVSRAFGDRNLKSLLKSEPDIKVEDIDYTAELLVLASDGLWKVMNNQEVVDVAKRFKDPQAAAKQLTAEALKRDSKDDISCVVVRFRM